Proteins encoded within one genomic window of Saccharopolyspora pogona:
- a CDS encoding MFS transporter, translating to MPNAPVQPVDIAVSSPPRSNTVVVVLAFSGIVVSLMQTLVIPLVPVLPALLGASAADSAWAITTTLLAGAVATPVVGRLGDMYGKRRMLLISLALLVAGSAACGLSNALAPMIVGRALQGLAAGVIPLGISIMRDELPAERLGSATATMSASLGVGGALGLPAAAFLAERTDWHMLFWTAAGLGVVATALVVAFVPESAVRTGGRFDLAGAAGLSIGLICLLLAISKGAEWGWTGARAGGLLGAGAVVLLLWGWWELHTRQPLVDLRTTARRQVLLTNIASAVFGFAMFAMSLVLPQILQLPAVTGYGLGQTMVVVGLVMGPSGLVMMAMAPLSARVSKAKGPNVTLMLGAVVVATGYGLGIVLMSGVWQLMLVSSVIGAGIGLAYGAMPALIMAAVPVGETAAANSLNTLMRAIGTSVSSAVAGAVLAQLTAAFGSLTVPSREGFQVIMAMGAAAAVIALTIAAFLPRKPPAS from the coding sequence ATGCCCAACGCCCCAGTCCAGCCCGTCGACATCGCGGTATCGAGCCCGCCGCGGTCCAACACCGTCGTGGTGGTACTGGCCTTCAGCGGGATCGTGGTCTCGTTGATGCAGACCCTGGTGATCCCACTGGTCCCCGTGCTGCCCGCGCTGCTGGGGGCGTCCGCGGCCGACTCCGCCTGGGCGATCACCACGACGCTGCTCGCCGGGGCCGTTGCGACCCCGGTGGTGGGGCGGCTGGGAGACATGTACGGCAAACGGCGCATGCTGCTGATCAGCCTGGCGCTGCTGGTGGCCGGTTCGGCTGCCTGCGGTCTCAGCAACGCGCTGGCGCCCATGATCGTCGGGCGGGCCCTGCAGGGCCTGGCAGCTGGTGTCATCCCGCTGGGGATCAGCATCATGCGCGACGAACTCCCGGCCGAACGACTGGGTTCGGCGACCGCGACGATGAGCGCCTCGCTGGGCGTCGGCGGCGCCCTCGGCCTGCCCGCGGCCGCTTTCCTGGCCGAACGCACCGACTGGCACATGCTGTTCTGGACGGCGGCAGGCCTGGGCGTCGTCGCGACCGCCCTCGTGGTGGCCTTCGTGCCGGAGTCCGCTGTGCGCACCGGAGGACGCTTCGACCTGGCGGGCGCGGCCGGGTTGTCGATCGGACTCATCTGCCTCCTGCTGGCCATCTCCAAGGGCGCGGAGTGGGGTTGGACCGGTGCCCGCGCCGGCGGCCTGCTCGGTGCCGGGGCTGTCGTGCTCCTTCTGTGGGGTTGGTGGGAACTGCACACCAGGCAGCCGCTGGTGGACCTGCGTACCACCGCTCGCCGCCAGGTTCTGCTGACCAACATCGCGTCCGCCGTGTTCGGGTTCGCGATGTTCGCGATGTCCCTGGTCCTGCCGCAGATCCTGCAGTTGCCCGCGGTCACCGGTTACGGCCTGGGGCAGACGATGGTCGTCGTGGGCTTGGTGATGGGGCCGTCCGGACTGGTGATGATGGCGATGGCGCCGCTGTCGGCGCGCGTTTCGAAGGCCAAGGGCCCCAACGTGACCCTGATGCTGGGCGCCGTCGTGGTCGCCACCGGCTACGGCCTGGGCATCGTGCTGATGTCCGGGGTCTGGCAGCTCATGCTGGTCTCCAGCGTGATCGGGGCGGGCATCGGCCTCGCCTACGGTGCGATGCCGGCGCTCATCATGGCGGCGGTGCCGGTGGGGGAGACCGCAGCGGCCAACAGCCTCAACACCCTGATGCGCGCCATCGGCACGTCGGTCTCCAGCGCGGTCGCGGGTGCGGTGCTGGCCCAGCTGACGGCGGCGTTCGGCTCACTGACGGTGCCGTCCCGGGAAGGCTTCCAGGTGATCATGGCGATGGGCGCGGCAGCGGCCGTAATCGCCCTCACGATCGCGGCCTTCCTCCCCCGGAAACCCCCGGCCAGCTAA
- a CDS encoding L,D-transpeptidase has product MSSRMAAGMGAGMRVTTAGLVVGSVLACALTSCSEPKPSVASVTASVPDRAGQIAPSEPLVVSAHEGTLTSVAITTDGGTAVPGSLSDGGRRWRSTVPLEFGKTYHVRAQAEDVERKPSVPLNSTFRTATPVDTVTVERTRPTDGDTVGIAMPVSIYFSKPVTDRATVERRLSVEPSVPTEGSFHWMSDEQVNWRPKDFWQPGTSVRVRARLYGVDTGGGVMGTADHESSFLVGRDQRAVGNVEDHTFTVFQDGQQIRQFPASYGRSVYPTQSGTHVAFEKHTSTRMRSDTWGGPQKGQAGYYDEVLPNAVRISNNGEFVHVNAATVGQQGVANVSHGCVNLSPANGKWYFDFVQIGDPVEIVGSDRPLTPADGDIPDWTIPYPDYVKGSALYQPR; this is encoded by the coding sequence ATGTCGAGTCGGATGGCTGCGGGGATGGGGGCCGGGATGCGGGTCACAACAGCGGGGCTGGTCGTCGGAAGCGTGCTCGCCTGCGCGCTGACCTCGTGCTCGGAACCCAAGCCGTCCGTGGCGAGCGTGACGGCCTCGGTACCGGATCGGGCCGGCCAGATCGCCCCCAGCGAGCCCCTGGTCGTCTCCGCGCACGAGGGCACGCTCACCTCGGTCGCGATTACCACAGACGGGGGAACTGCGGTGCCCGGTTCGCTGAGCGACGGCGGCCGCAGGTGGCGCTCGACGGTGCCGCTGGAGTTCGGCAAGACCTACCACGTGAGGGCCCAGGCCGAGGACGTGGAGCGCAAGCCCTCAGTCCCGCTGAACTCGACGTTCCGCACCGCCACACCCGTGGACACCGTCACCGTGGAGAGGACCCGGCCCACCGACGGCGACACGGTCGGCATCGCGATGCCGGTGTCGATCTACTTCAGCAAGCCGGTGACCGACCGGGCCACCGTCGAACGCCGCCTGTCGGTCGAGCCGTCGGTGCCGACCGAAGGCTCGTTCCACTGGATGAGCGACGAACAGGTCAACTGGCGCCCCAAGGACTTCTGGCAACCCGGAACCAGCGTCCGGGTGCGCGCGCGGCTGTACGGCGTGGACACCGGCGGCGGCGTCATGGGAACCGCCGACCACGAGAGCAGCTTCCTCGTCGGACGGGACCAGCGCGCGGTCGGCAACGTCGAGGACCACACCTTCACCGTCTTCCAGGACGGACAGCAGATCCGCCAGTTCCCGGCCTCCTACGGCAGGAGCGTCTACCCGACCCAATCGGGCACCCACGTCGCCTTCGAGAAGCACACCTCGACGCGGATGCGCTCGGACACCTGGGGAGGCCCGCAGAAGGGCCAAGCCGGCTACTACGACGAGGTCCTGCCCAACGCGGTACGAATCTCGAACAACGGCGAATTCGTGCACGTCAACGCCGCCACCGTCGGGCAACAAGGCGTCGCCAACGTCTCGCACGGATGCGTGAACCTGTCGCCAGCCAACGGAAAGTGGTACTTCGACTTCGTGCAGATCGGCGACCCGGTGGAGATCGTCGGTTCCGACCGCCCGCTTACTCCGGCCGACGGGGACATCCCGGACTGGACGATCCCCTACCCGGACTACGTCAAGGGCAGCGCCCTCTACCAACCCCGCTGA
- a CDS encoding GH92 family glycosyl hydrolase, which yields MMNESRRRIHLRPSRKSQFTALLAISVVAAALPSAAAAAPAGTAAMAGDPAQYVNTFVGTKPGGPDFGHGGGAGNTFPGAVAPFGMMQWSPDTETYQHGGYFRDDNRIRGFSLTHISGAGCGDFGNIPFMPVVGDRPVENYTFSHSNESAAPGTYGVTFDNGLKAELAATQRSGIARFTYPQGQQAALSIDAAKAFNNATGSLTIGTNTISGYSESGGFCGAGNRYKVYFHASFDRDFSSTGVVESGEVDHNRTQISGASAGIAPQPTKHASPSPAHSEAGDGAQAFVKFDTSTDSPVVARVGISFVSAENAKANAEAEQVAKSFDEIRDGTRAAWNGMLGRIDVGGGTDEDRRRLYTGLYHSLLHPNVFSDTNGEYTGFDGQVHAATEGHAQYANFSGWDVYRSQIPLVALIAPDIASDIAQSALNQSVQGGYFDRWTVANGGTGVMVGDPLPIIIASSYAFGATDFDAAGALKRMVDGAANPSERAGYNQYNSLGYVPPGVNGVWGSASTTLEYTSADFAVAQLAGRIGAADVHDAFMTHAQNWKNLFNPGNEYLQPRNADGSWPSFDPVQHDEYVEGNGAQYTWMVPYNHRALFDLMGGDERVTSRLDAFFTELNGGPDEPTAYLGNEPTLNTPWAYAYAGQPHKTQDIVRRALVELFKSTPDGEVGNDDLGQMSSWAVWASIGMYPQAPGRAELVLASPLFSSVVIDRGNGTKITINAPGAAENTKYVHGLKVNGAESTKPWLGEDFVETGGTLDFALGDEPDTTWGSSPADAPPSYDAPPPAGPTGAIVGLSGKCVDVADSDTKDGTPIRLWTCDQTGAQRWTDHGEGTLRALGKCMDVGSGGAAARLWECNGTKAQQWEPQHLPGK from the coding sequence ATGATGAACGAATCGAGAAGGCGAATTCATCTGAGGCCGAGCAGAAAATCCCAGTTCACCGCACTGCTCGCAATATCGGTTGTGGCGGCCGCCCTGCCGTCGGCTGCCGCAGCCGCACCGGCCGGAACCGCGGCGATGGCCGGCGATCCGGCGCAGTACGTCAACACGTTCGTCGGCACCAAGCCCGGCGGGCCGGACTTCGGCCACGGCGGCGGCGCGGGCAACACTTTCCCCGGCGCGGTGGCCCCGTTCGGCATGATGCAGTGGAGCCCGGACACGGAAACCTACCAGCACGGCGGATACTTCCGCGACGACAACCGGATCCGCGGCTTCAGCCTCACCCACATTTCCGGCGCGGGCTGCGGGGACTTCGGCAACATCCCGTTCATGCCCGTCGTCGGCGATCGCCCGGTGGAAAACTACACCTTCTCCCACAGCAACGAATCCGCCGCACCCGGCACCTACGGGGTCACCTTCGACAACGGTCTGAAGGCGGAGCTGGCCGCCACCCAACGCTCCGGAATCGCCCGCTTCACCTATCCGCAGGGGCAGCAAGCCGCGCTGTCCATCGACGCGGCCAAGGCGTTCAACAACGCGACCGGTTCGCTGACCATCGGCACCAACACCATCAGCGGGTACAGCGAGAGCGGCGGATTCTGCGGGGCGGGGAACCGGTACAAGGTCTACTTCCACGCCAGCTTCGACCGCGATTTCTCGAGCACCGGAGTCGTGGAGTCTGGCGAGGTCGACCACAACCGCACCCAGATCTCCGGCGCATCAGCAGGCATCGCCCCGCAGCCGACCAAGCACGCCAGCCCGTCGCCCGCCCATTCCGAGGCCGGCGACGGGGCGCAGGCGTTCGTGAAGTTCGACACCAGCACCGATTCCCCGGTCGTCGCCCGGGTCGGAATCTCGTTCGTCAGCGCGGAGAACGCCAAGGCCAACGCGGAAGCCGAGCAGGTTGCGAAGAGCTTCGACGAGATCCGCGACGGCACCCGCGCCGCGTGGAACGGGATGCTCGGCCGTATCGACGTCGGCGGTGGCACCGATGAGGACCGCCGGCGCCTCTACACCGGCCTCTACCACTCGCTGCTGCACCCGAACGTCTTCAGCGACACCAACGGCGAGTACACCGGGTTCGACGGGCAGGTGCACGCGGCGACCGAAGGACATGCCCAGTACGCCAACTTCTCCGGCTGGGACGTCTACCGCTCGCAGATCCCGCTCGTCGCGCTGATCGCACCCGACATCGCCTCCGACATCGCGCAGTCCGCGCTCAACCAGTCCGTTCAGGGCGGGTACTTCGACCGCTGGACGGTGGCCAACGGCGGCACCGGTGTCATGGTCGGAGACCCGCTGCCGATCATCATCGCCAGCTCCTACGCCTTCGGCGCCACCGACTTCGACGCAGCCGGGGCGCTCAAGAGGATGGTCGACGGCGCCGCGAACCCCAGCGAACGCGCGGGCTACAACCAGTACAACTCGCTCGGCTACGTGCCTCCGGGCGTGAACGGCGTGTGGGGATCGGCGTCCACCACTCTCGAGTACACCAGCGCGGACTTCGCCGTGGCGCAGCTGGCCGGCCGCATCGGAGCCGCGGACGTGCACGACGCGTTCATGACCCACGCACAGAACTGGAAGAACCTCTTCAATCCCGGCAACGAGTACCTCCAGCCGCGCAACGCCGACGGCTCCTGGCCATCGTTCGACCCCGTGCAGCACGACGAGTACGTCGAAGGCAACGGCGCGCAGTACACCTGGATGGTCCCCTACAACCACCGGGCGCTGTTCGACCTGATGGGCGGCGACGAGCGGGTCACCTCGCGGCTGGACGCCTTCTTCACCGAGCTCAACGGAGGTCCCGACGAGCCCACCGCCTACCTAGGCAACGAGCCCACGCTGAACACCCCGTGGGCGTACGCATACGCCGGGCAACCGCACAAGACGCAGGACATCGTCCGCCGCGCGCTCGTGGAGTTGTTCAAGTCGACGCCCGACGGCGAGGTCGGCAACGACGACCTCGGCCAGATGTCGTCCTGGGCGGTCTGGGCCTCGATCGGCATGTACCCGCAGGCTCCGGGGCGGGCCGAGTTGGTGCTCGCCAGCCCGCTGTTCTCCTCGGTGGTCATCGACCGGGGCAACGGCACCAAGATCACGATCAACGCGCCAGGTGCCGCCGAGAACACCAAGTACGTGCACGGCCTGAAAGTAAACGGGGCCGAAAGCACGAAACCGTGGCTCGGCGAGGATTTCGTCGAGACGGGCGGCACGCTGGACTTCGCCCTGGGCGACGAGCCCGACACCACCTGGGGAAGCTCCCCGGCGGACGCGCCGCCGTCCTACGACGCGCCGCCCCCGGCGGGGCCGACGGGTGCGATCGTCGGCTTGTCCGGCAAGTGCGTGGACGTCGCCGACTCGGACACCAAGGACGGCACCCCGATCCGGCTGTGGACCTGCGACCAGACCGGAGCCCAGCGGTGGACCGACCACGGCGAGGGCACCCTCCGCGCGCTCGGGAAGTGCATGGACGTCGGGAGCGGCGGCGCGGCGGCGCGACTTTGGGAGTGCAACGGCACCAAGGCTCAGCAGTGGGAACCCCAGCACCTCCCCGGCAAGTGA
- a CDS encoding glycoside hydrolase family 130 protein encodes MPRPNDVPINRRRALLAGAGAAIGAAAIPTLSGEATASRENAAAFPLGPFEKSPQNPILRPDPAHEWESTYLYNPCAILVEDQVALLYRAQNAAKTSCIGLAFSDDGVTFRRHPEPVLTPTEPWEIPGGCEDPRVVRIDGTYYLTYTAYDGRRALLCMATSTDLVRWAKHPPLFPNLPDPGHGPEPWNKSGAIAPVPIQGWYWMYFGESNIFWARSRNLLDWETPGNDDPVATPVFPWEKSLIEPGPPPLLTDDGRLLLIYNGRADGSGGYQKGQYSGGQLLIDPQNPTKALARLERPFIFPTADDEQNGQVNHVVFSEGLVRFRDRWFLYYGMADSVLGVATAPA; translated from the coding sequence TTGCCACGCCCAAACGACGTCCCGATCAATCGTCGGCGCGCGCTCCTGGCAGGTGCAGGTGCTGCGATCGGAGCAGCCGCGATTCCGACGCTTTCCGGTGAAGCCACCGCCTCTCGGGAAAACGCCGCGGCATTTCCGCTGGGGCCGTTCGAGAAGAGCCCGCAGAACCCGATCCTGCGGCCGGATCCCGCCCACGAATGGGAATCCACCTACCTCTACAATCCGTGCGCGATCCTCGTCGAGGACCAGGTCGCGCTGCTCTACCGGGCGCAGAACGCGGCGAAGACCTCTTGCATAGGTCTGGCGTTCAGCGACGACGGCGTGACCTTCCGCCGCCATCCCGAACCGGTGCTCACACCCACCGAACCCTGGGAGATCCCGGGCGGCTGCGAGGATCCGCGAGTCGTGCGGATCGACGGCACGTACTACCTGACCTACACCGCCTACGACGGCCGGCGGGCGCTGCTCTGCATGGCCACCTCCACCGACCTGGTGCGCTGGGCGAAACATCCCCCGCTGTTCCCGAACCTGCCCGATCCCGGCCACGGGCCGGAACCCTGGAACAAGTCCGGCGCGATCGCACCGGTGCCCATCCAGGGCTGGTACTGGATGTACTTCGGCGAGTCGAACATCTTCTGGGCGCGGTCGAGGAATCTGCTCGACTGGGAGACGCCTGGCAACGACGATCCCGTTGCCACACCGGTGTTCCCGTGGGAGAAATCGCTCATCGAGCCCGGCCCGCCACCGCTGCTGACCGACGACGGTCGCCTGCTGCTGATCTACAACGGCCGGGCCGACGGCAGCGGCGGCTACCAGAAAGGGCAGTACTCCGGCGGGCAGCTGCTCATCGACCCGCAGAACCCGACCAAGGCCCTCGCCCGCCTCGAACGCCCCTTCATCTTCCCCACCGCCGACGACGAGCAGAACGGCCAGGTCAACCACGTCGTGTTCAGCGAGGGCCTGGTCCGGTTCCGGGACCGCTGGTTCCTGTACTACGGCATGGCCGACTCGGTGCTCGGCGTGGCCACGGCCCCGGCCTGA
- a CDS encoding AmiS/UreI family transporter gives MAYVGLLYVGAVLFLNGVMLLGKADPKAIAVFNLFVGGLQVITPTILIGTHLADPVTILSASGIYLFGFTYLYVGIGLLGDLDSSGVGWFSLFVAIMALGYSYANFRLLGDSPFGVIWLYWSFLWLLFFLLLGLKFERLTRFTGWVAAIEGWVTGAIPSFLILTGHWQNPNAIALALLVFGVVVFVALWLFTTGVWSVRGLRSMSAARRTAHQ, from the coding sequence GTGGCATATGTGGGATTGCTCTACGTCGGCGCCGTGCTGTTCCTTAACGGCGTCATGCTGTTGGGCAAGGCGGATCCGAAGGCGATCGCCGTGTTCAACCTCTTCGTCGGCGGGCTCCAGGTGATCACGCCGACGATTTTGATCGGCACGCACCTCGCGGATCCTGTCACCATCCTCAGCGCATCGGGCATCTACCTGTTCGGCTTCACCTACCTCTACGTCGGAATCGGGCTGCTCGGCGACTTGGACAGCAGCGGCGTCGGCTGGTTCTCGCTGTTCGTCGCGATCATGGCGCTCGGCTACTCGTACGCGAATTTCCGCTTGCTCGGGGACAGCCCGTTCGGTGTGATCTGGTTGTACTGGTCATTCCTGTGGCTGCTGTTCTTCCTGTTGCTGGGCCTCAAGTTCGAACGGCTCACCCGCTTTACCGGCTGGGTCGCGGCGATCGAAGGCTGGGTCACCGGCGCGATCCCGTCGTTCCTGATCCTTACCGGCCACTGGCAGAACCCGAACGCCATCGCGCTGGCGCTGCTGGTCTTCGGCGTCGTCGTATTCGTCGCGCTGTGGTTGTTCACCACCGGAGTGTGGTCGGTCCGGGGCCTGCGGTCGATGTCCGCAGCGCGCCGGACGGCACATCAGTAA
- the fmdA gene encoding formamidase, whose product MPEVVFSVDQSKSMREQAVPGHNRWHPDVPVAAMVRPGQEFRVECREWTDAQLGNNDSANDVRDVNLNLTHMLSGPIGVEGAEPGDLLVVDVLELGPVPQEIGEAPGQGWGYTGVFAKANGGGFLTDYFPDAYKAIWDFHGQQCTSRHLPGIRYTGITHPGLIGTAPSADLLAKWNRREQALIDTDPNRVPPLALPPTEPGALAGQADGSEAQRIAREGARTVPARENGGNQDIKNLTRGSRIFFPVFVEGAKLSMGDLHFSQGDGEITFCGAIEMGGFIDLHVDLIKDGMNKFGISTNPLFMPGNVEPRYSEFLSFAGISVDHDTDTNLYMDATVAYRRACLNGIEYLKKWGYTGEQAYLLLGSAPIEGRISGIVDIPNACCTLYVPAAIFDFDVRPNATGPVREDRGQCAVTS is encoded by the coding sequence ATGCCAGAAGTGGTTTTCAGCGTCGACCAGTCGAAGTCGATGCGGGAGCAGGCCGTGCCCGGGCACAACCGGTGGCACCCGGACGTCCCGGTGGCCGCGATGGTCCGTCCCGGCCAGGAGTTCCGCGTCGAATGCCGGGAGTGGACCGACGCGCAACTCGGCAACAACGACTCCGCCAACGACGTCCGGGACGTCAACCTGAACCTCACGCACATGCTCAGCGGCCCCATCGGCGTCGAAGGCGCCGAACCCGGTGACCTCCTGGTCGTCGACGTCCTGGAGTTGGGTCCGGTGCCGCAGGAGATCGGCGAGGCCCCGGGGCAGGGCTGGGGTTACACCGGCGTGTTCGCGAAGGCCAACGGCGGCGGATTCCTGACCGACTACTTCCCGGACGCCTACAAGGCGATCTGGGACTTCCACGGGCAGCAGTGCACCTCCCGGCACTTGCCGGGGATCCGCTACACCGGTATCACCCACCCCGGCCTGATCGGTACGGCTCCATCGGCCGATCTGCTGGCCAAGTGGAACCGGCGGGAGCAGGCGCTCATCGACACCGACCCGAACCGGGTGCCCCCGCTCGCCCTGCCGCCGACCGAGCCCGGCGCGCTGGCCGGCCAGGCCGACGGCAGCGAGGCGCAGCGGATCGCCCGCGAAGGAGCCCGGACGGTTCCGGCCCGGGAGAACGGAGGCAACCAGGACATCAAGAACCTCACCCGCGGGTCGCGGATCTTCTTCCCGGTCTTCGTCGAGGGTGCGAAGCTGTCCATGGGTGACTTGCACTTCAGCCAGGGCGACGGCGAGATCACCTTCTGCGGTGCGATCGAGATGGGCGGCTTCATCGACCTGCACGTGGACCTGATCAAGGACGGCATGAACAAGTTCGGCATCAGCACCAACCCGTTGTTCATGCCGGGCAACGTCGAGCCGCGGTATTCGGAGTTCCTGTCGTTCGCCGGGATTTCGGTGGACCACGACACGGACACGAACCTCTACATGGACGCGACCGTGGCCTACCGCCGCGCCTGCCTCAACGGCATCGAATACCTCAAGAAGTGGGGTTACACCGGGGAGCAGGCGTACCTGCTGCTCGGATCGGCGCCCATCGAGGGGCGGATCAGCGGCATCGTCGACATCCCTAATGCCTGCTGCACCCTCTACGTCCCGGCGGCGATCTTCGACTTCGACGTCCGGCCGAACGCGACGGGACCCGTGCGCGAAGATCGCGGTCAGTGCGCCGTCACGTCCTGA
- a CDS encoding DUF1876 domain-containing protein produces MVATKHWTVDVYFDEDVDHTHAEARLQAPAAGDLHGKGSARRNPEDRSVPEIGDELAAARALFDLARRLLKTAEHDVEQMTGQPAHLHT; encoded by the coding sequence ATGGTTGCGACGAAGCACTGGACCGTCGACGTCTACTTCGACGAGGACGTCGACCACACGCACGCCGAAGCGCGGCTGCAGGCGCCAGCCGCCGGGGACCTCCACGGCAAGGGATCGGCGCGGCGCAACCCTGAGGACCGAAGCGTCCCGGAGATCGGCGACGAGCTGGCCGCCGCCCGAGCCCTGTTCGACCTGGCCCGCCGGCTGCTCAAGACCGCCGAGCACGACGTCGAGCAGATGACGGGCCAGCCCGCCCACCTCCACACCTGA
- a CDS encoding sensor domain-containing diguanylate cyclase, with protein sequence MTNSSSQWQLLLDRAASPMALLDPCGHFVHANDALCAVLGYGRDSLLDRPLDDFTVGEVRGDGAVVDRRFRRSDASTLWMRQSTSPILDPDGEPGLLLSQFHEIADHPETNVLWCRVFANAPIGMALLDLDGRWTDVNDAWCDLLGYSRHEMLGMRYSDVTYAQDQEHGSAALADLVEGKLPTVSLKKRYRHKDGHPIWVLVRTSVVTGADDRPAYLVSQCEELSERCVTDAHLAHLALHDPLTGLANRALLADRLAHVLAELERAGGVVAVLVADLDELKPVNDTYGHAAGDLLLTTTADELLNAARPGDTVARIGGDEFAVISTHPDVRAAEEFRDHVAQRLRTERETPDYRLRIRASVGLATTADPATQPAALLHDADQDMYRRKLGMRGTAGEAPSCPSCQCREEVRAEPPDDVPQAAPRLR encoded by the coding sequence TTGACCAATTCGTCCTCACAGTGGCAGCTGCTGCTGGATCGTGCCGCGTCCCCGATGGCCTTGCTGGACCCGTGCGGTCACTTCGTGCACGCCAACGACGCGCTCTGCGCGGTGCTCGGGTACGGGCGGGACAGCCTGCTCGACCGCCCGCTCGACGACTTCACCGTCGGAGAGGTTCGAGGCGACGGAGCGGTGGTCGATCGGCGCTTCAGGCGGTCCGACGCGAGCACCTTGTGGATGCGCCAAAGCACCTCACCGATCCTCGATCCGGACGGCGAACCGGGTTTGCTGCTCTCGCAGTTCCACGAGATCGCAGACCATCCGGAGACCAACGTCCTCTGGTGCCGGGTGTTCGCCAACGCCCCCATCGGCATGGCGCTGCTGGACCTCGACGGCCGCTGGACCGATGTCAACGACGCATGGTGCGACCTGCTCGGGTACAGCAGGCACGAGATGCTGGGGATGCGCTACTCCGACGTCACCTACGCCCAGGACCAGGAACACGGTTCCGCGGCGCTGGCCGACCTGGTCGAAGGCAAGCTGCCCACCGTCAGCCTGAAGAAGCGCTACCGGCACAAGGATGGCCACCCGATCTGGGTGCTGGTCCGGACCAGCGTGGTCACCGGCGCCGATGACCGCCCGGCGTACCTGGTCAGCCAGTGCGAGGAGCTCAGCGAACGCTGCGTCACCGACGCCCACCTCGCCCACCTCGCGCTGCACGACCCGCTGACCGGGCTGGCCAACCGGGCCCTGCTCGCCGACCGCCTGGCGCACGTCCTCGCAGAACTCGAACGGGCCGGCGGCGTGGTCGCCGTGCTCGTCGCGGACCTCGACGAGCTGAAGCCGGTCAACGACACCTACGGGCACGCCGCAGGCGATCTGCTCCTCACCACTACCGCCGACGAGCTGCTGAACGCGGCTCGCCCAGGGGACACCGTGGCCCGGATCGGCGGCGACGAATTCGCCGTCATCAGCACGCATCCGGACGTCCGGGCAGCCGAGGAGTTCCGGGACCACGTCGCCCAACGCCTGCGGACCGAACGCGAAACGCCCGACTACCGCCTGCGGATCCGGGCCAGCGTAGGGCTGGCCACGACCGCCGATCCGGCCACCCAGCCGGCGGCGCTTCTGCACGATGCGGACCAGGACATGTACCGGCGCAAGCTCGGGATGCGCGGCACCGCGGGGGAAGCCCCCAGTTGCCCGAGCTGCCAATGCCGCGAGGAGGTGCGCGCCGAACCGCCCGATGACGTACCGCAAGCCGCTCCGCGGCTTCGGTGA